A single Leptospira barantonii DNA region contains:
- a CDS encoding methyl-accepting chemotaxis protein produces the protein MKTKSKRKFFIGIGRLVRSPRAVLALTTLLYAFFFCYTLYRFLDRNDRAAEELYLKRIEQLQKLEYSVRSNVLIHTDVRLVEVNEDVSPSILLRTDLIRDGLSERKDVQTITLFGMITLGFFVFLNGFFYYDSKALSGRIKILNRQVESDSFQLSTFAEEQLIDSPALLSLAETIQECGMNLKSETETIKKRFMEVSDLADLINETSHILNSKVNEKHERILEIHSLANSIKSEISNMDRNSDSYYVLVSSLNVEIKQLDEMIDRVGDAVENSLLGVSAMETNIEVGSDTIGLLAESVTKIENNSKEMKLITSLIKQISERVNLLALNAAIESARAGVYGRGFSVVAREIRSLAEETDKSAKTIESLIHKSFQEANTGHSLVERSKDLYEIIINDLKKLKSSSDEIVNLVELQTQKRARIKYSGDQIDRKSDEIYNSIKQHKNANLGMETQISKISLIARESLTISKSLMDYSNRLNEKSIRIDSDQNKQTLTQEESG, from the coding sequence ATGAAAACGAAATCCAAAAGAAAATTCTTTATCGGGATAGGAAGACTCGTACGAAGTCCGCGTGCGGTATTGGCTTTGACCACTCTTCTTTACGCGTTTTTTTTCTGTTACACCTTGTATCGTTTTTTAGATCGAAACGATAGGGCGGCGGAGGAGCTTTATCTCAAAAGAATCGAACAGTTGCAGAAATTGGAATATTCCGTAAGATCGAACGTTCTCATTCATACGGATGTTAGGCTTGTGGAAGTGAACGAGGACGTTTCTCCCTCCATTCTTCTTAGAACCGATTTGATTCGAGACGGACTATCCGAACGAAAAGACGTGCAGACGATCACACTTTTCGGAATGATTACGTTAGGCTTCTTCGTTTTTTTAAACGGATTTTTTTACTACGATTCAAAAGCTCTTTCGGGAAGAATCAAGATTCTGAATCGACAGGTTGAATCCGATTCTTTTCAGCTTTCCACGTTTGCAGAAGAACAACTTATCGATAGCCCGGCCTTGTTGTCCCTCGCCGAAACGATTCAAGAATGCGGAATGAATCTCAAATCGGAAACCGAAACGATAAAAAAACGTTTTATGGAAGTTTCGGATCTTGCGGATTTGATCAACGAAACATCGCATATTCTAAATTCGAAAGTGAATGAAAAACACGAAAGAATTCTCGAGATCCATTCCTTAGCAAACTCCATCAAAAGCGAGATCAGCAATATGGATCGTAACTCGGATTCGTATTACGTTTTGGTTTCCTCCTTGAACGTTGAAATCAAACAACTCGACGAGATGATCGATCGTGTGGGGGACGCGGTTGAGAATTCCCTATTGGGCGTTTCTGCGATGGAAACGAACATAGAAGTGGGCTCGGACACGATCGGTTTGCTCGCGGAGAGCGTCACGAAAATCGAAAACAATTCGAAGGAGATGAAACTCATCACTTCGCTTATCAAGCAGATTTCGGAGCGTGTCAACTTACTCGCGTTAAACGCCGCGATCGAATCGGCGAGAGCGGGCGTTTACGGAAGAGGGTTTTCGGTGGTCGCAAGAGAAATCCGATCCTTAGCCGAAGAAACGGATAAAAGCGCAAAAACGATAGAATCTCTGATTCACAAAAGTTTTCAAGAAGCGAACACGGGTCATTCTCTCGTGGAAAGATCCAAGGACTTATACGAGATCATCATAAACGATCTTAAAAAATTGAAAAGCTCCAGTGATGAAATCGTAAACCTCGTCGAACTTCAAACACAAAAGCGCGCGCGTATAAAATACAGCGGCGATCAGATCGATAGGAAGTCGGACGAGATCTACAACTCGATCAAACAGCACAAAAATGCGAACCTCGGAATGGAGACGCAGATTTCAAAGATTTCACTGATAGCACGGGAAAGTCTGACGATTTCAAAATCTCTAATGGATTATTCGAACAGACTGAATGAAAAGTCGATTCGAATCGATTCCGACCAAAACAAACAAACACTAACACAAGAAGAATCTGGTTAA
- a CDS encoding helix-turn-helix transcriptional regulator, producing the protein MNTIEWLLREDLLSEIARFGAFFALIIGIGRLIKAKGQIDYFLSALLVLTAIFQYFDENTINSVSYNWMKRFLFQIDLIALSTAGILVYLISIMVFTKYSKLPSKYYWNLIPPIVLSIPVASLYDQQSRFEFGMFLYLTDMFVMVYVGIAVYRMFTNHVFDFRSAKSKVLAGLVFTVSLCALLEIVGIFMDSKVLVLLSGVVTTFEIVYFYYISVYFQDLLSDETTAEAQKNTPKKSILGDIDIEALEKQLNYLIHEERIYLDEDIRLPSVAEELGVSVHQLSSYLNDHKGINFNNYINQFRVEEAKMILINDPSRSVISVGNAVGFNSNSVFHRAFLRETGMSPKKFREAHLFKKHSYTLN; encoded by the coding sequence TTGAATACGATAGAATGGTTACTACGGGAAGATCTGCTGAGTGAGATCGCGAGGTTTGGAGCGTTTTTCGCATTGATCATCGGCATCGGACGTTTGATTAAGGCCAAAGGACAGATCGATTATTTTCTTTCGGCGCTTTTGGTTCTTACGGCGATCTTTCAATACTTCGACGAAAATACGATCAATTCGGTTTCTTATAACTGGATGAAGCGGTTCCTATTTCAGATCGACTTAATAGCGTTATCGACCGCGGGCATTTTGGTATATTTGATTTCCATAATGGTCTTTACGAAATATTCGAAACTGCCCTCGAAATACTATTGGAATCTTATTCCTCCCATAGTCCTTTCCATACCGGTCGCGAGTTTATACGATCAACAGAGCAGATTCGAATTTGGAATGTTTCTCTATCTTACGGACATGTTCGTGATGGTCTACGTGGGAATCGCGGTCTATCGTATGTTCACGAACCACGTATTCGATTTTAGAAGCGCAAAGTCCAAGGTGCTCGCGGGTTTGGTCTTCACCGTTTCACTTTGTGCCTTGCTTGAAATCGTAGGGATCTTTATGGACAGTAAGGTTCTCGTGTTGCTTTCGGGCGTGGTTACCACTTTCGAGATCGTCTACTTCTACTATATCAGCGTATATTTTCAGGATTTGTTAAGCGACGAGACCACGGCCGAGGCGCAGAAGAATACTCCGAAAAAATCGATCCTCGGGGATATAGACATAGAGGCTTTGGAGAAACAACTCAACTATCTGATTCACGAGGAAAGAATCTATCTCGACGAGGATATCAGACTTCCGAGCGTCGCCGAAGAACTCGGAGTATCAGTACATCAGTTGTCTTCTTACCTGAACGATCATAAGGGGATCAACTTCAACAATTACATCAACCAATTCCGAGTGGAAGAGGCTAAGATGATTTTGATCAACGATCCGAGCCGTTCCGTGATTTCGGTGGGAAATGCGGTCGGTTTCAATTCGAATTCGGTTTTTCACAGGGCTTTCCTAAGGGAAACCGGAATGTCTCCCAAAAAATTCAGAGAAGCGCATTTGTTTAAAAAACATTCGTATACTCTAAATTAG